Genomic DNA from Cucumis melo cultivar AY chromosome 10, USDA_Cmelo_AY_1.0, whole genome shotgun sequence:
ATCACCAAGAATGGGTGCTTGCAGAAAACCTGAAAGCTCAAAAACTGCTTTAAGACAAAAAGCTTCAATGGTACAGTGGAAGGGCACGACAACTTTAGGTGCTCCCATCCAAGAGAAGATGGAGTTTGATTATGGCCTCAAGATTAACTACCACTGTCTTCATCATTGCATACTCTAATGGGATGCAGTAAATCATCATTGCATACTCTAATGGGATGGTGCTTTTGTCACACCCTCTCCTAGAGCACATTTTCTGAACCTCTGACCTAGCTTTGAAAGGGGTGTGAAGACTGGCAAGGATTGCCATACCTTGGCAACAGTCACCAACCGACTAACTTGTCTAACTTAACTAGTAGTCACAACACGAATGCATGCTCGAAAGGAACAACAACAGAAGCTACATGCTTTTACTAATAACTTAGACCACTAGTTGCAACTATTGTGATACATTAGCGGAAGCTTTAAATATGACAATAGCCTTTTTACTAAACTAACTTATAACATTGAAACTTTGACAATAAACATAGACAAGCTGATCCTAATCTTTTCTTATAGAGTGAAAACTAACTTTCAAAATGACTTAACAATTTCTAATAATTGGTTGGCCCGACAACTGTAAGCCCATCATTAGGGAATGCACAATCCATACTTAAAAAGTTAGAAATGATTTGAAAGGATAAGTtgaaagacttagtgagtgacgGTTTTCATAAAACATGCTTTATAAAATAGTTAAGCATAAATCCTTAGCTTATAGAAACGTTCAAGCTATTAGAAGTCATTTGAAAGACATGATACTCGAACTTAAACATTCGATGACATTTCATAGGCCATTCTTGATCATAAATTCACAACCCGTTCTTAGCATGAAGTCTAGGTAGTACTAACGCCTCATCGTCAAAAAATTGCCTAGGCGTCAAAACACCTCTTCGTCAAAAGACGAACATAGGATACAGTTTTCATTGTATCCTTCTCCTCATAGGCACAACAAAGTATACCTTTTCTGATGGATTTAAGCATAGGTTGGTCAACCTTCGCATTAATAGCAGAGTTACCAAATGTGCACATAGGACCATAGTGAGTACATAGAACATACGAGCATAGATTTATAAAAACGTGCTTGAAAACTTGGCTTAAGACATTCTTACTTTCAAATTACAAGGTCATAAACATTTTTACTTTCTGAAAGCTGATACTATTGATGTGGTGGTTGGCTGTCTCGATAGATTACTGATATAAGAGTTGTTGACAAGAGTCGATACACTAGAAGTAAATGTTGAAAGAACTGGTAACTACGAGCGTAAGGACAATTTACTGTCCTCTATTGCCCATATAGAGGAACGTGTCAATGAGCTAGATAGCTCTTAGAAGATGCTTTTAAAGATGATAGACGACATGGCAGAGAATTTTTGAGCTACCCTCAATGTCGTTATGAGTGAAATCGTAGACGTGAACATGAGCCTAAATCTTACAATGCGATCAATGACAAACCAAGCTTCGGCTAGAGGAGCAATTCGTGTTAGCAGAGTAAAGATTTCGGAACCCGAGCCTTTTTATGGTGCAAGGGATGCAAAGGCCTTAGAGAACTGCATCTTTAATCTCGAGCAGTACTTTAAGGCCACAAACACAGTCACTGGGAAGCTAAAGTGACATTGGCGATGATGCATCTGTCCGATGATTCCAAATTGTGGTGGAGATCCTGATACGTTGACATACAAGAAGGGTGTTGCATAATAGACATGTAGGACGCTTTAGAGAAAGAACTCCACTCACAGTTCTTTCCTGAGAATGTGAAAATCCTGGCTTGGTGAAAACTGTGTAAACTGAAACACACCGGCAAGATTCGGAAGTACGTAAAACAGTTCACAGGGATGATGTTAAGCATACGCGATATGTcaaagaaagacaaagttttctgttttgtcaaAGGTTTGATAACTGTGGGCGAAGACCAAATTATATGAACAAAGAGTCCAAGACCTTACGTTAGTGTATTTAGCGGCCAAACGGTTGTTTGATTTGTCcagtgactctcaagatgtgaGATGTCATCAAAATTCCTCACCTGGAAGAAACAGGAATAGTCGTCCGAGTTCTCTCAAAGCTGTTAGGGGAGACAAACGTCCTAGTGAAGACCGTGGACCTTACCAACAAAATACAGGGAACACATGGAGAGGACCTAACAATCAGAACACATCCAATCGTCCTatcagttgtttcatatgtaagggaccacaTTTAGCTAGAGAATGTTCTAATAAAACCGCCTTCAATGCCTTTCATGCCTCTTTAACCTCAGATTCAGATGATAAATTGAGTCAAGCAGATGGTGAAGTGGAATAGACAGAGGAAGGTGAGAACCTTAGAATAGGGGCCTTAAATATCTTATCGTCTTTCAGAAAAAGGCAGGGGAGACAAGTGTGCTAGTGGAAAGGGGTCTGatgtatgttgacacctggatcaactaGAAGCCAACCAAGAGCACTATGGTTGATTCTAGTGCAACTCATAATTTTATAACAGAGGCAAAAGCTAGATGACTAAAACTCTATTGGGAGAAGGATTCAGAAAGAACGAAGGTCGTCAATTCTGCTACTTTACCTATCGTCGAACTAGTGAAACGAACTATGATGAAGTTGGAAGGATGGAATAGTCCCGCAGACTTTGTGGTCGTGAAGATGGATAACTTTGATGTGGTATTAGAAATGGAATTCATGCTTGAACATCATGTGATACCAATGCCTTCAGCCAAATGTCTAGTGATCAAATGATATCAGTCATGCAATTAAAGAAAAGGCCTTGCTCGAGACGAACCAACATTTGTGGCCTTCCCACTGGAGTCTTTGAAGAATCGAGGGATTTTTAATCCTCTAGATTAATTAATGTCTTGTTGTGGTAGAAATCATCGGGGTCAGTGTCTTGTTAGTGCTGGTGTGTGTTACCAGTGTGGACAGTCAGGGCATTTCAAGAGAGATTGCCTACAGTTGAGAGTAGTGGTTCAAAGGGATCAAGGAGTTGGGTCTCAGGCAGTTAAGCAATCGAGATTTTTAGCGACTCTGACAGAGGGCACCAACGGTGCAAGGCAAAAGGaagttgttggaagacctagGCAACGAGGAAAGGTttatgctatgactcaacaagaagtgGAGGATACATCAGACGTTATTACAGGTACGATTTTTATTTGTAATGTGCCAGCACGTGTTTTATTAGATCCAGGTGCTatgcattcctttgtttctagtatatttcttaCTAAGCTAAATAGAATGATAGAGCCTTTATTTGAGGGGTTATCTATATACACTCTAGTTGGTGATATTTTACTTGTCAACGAGGTATTACGTAATTGTGAGGTTTTAGTAGAAGGTCTCAGTATGTTAGCGGATCTTCTTCCACTAGAGTTGCAGATGTtggatgtaattttgggaatggatttcttatgcACTCACTATGTTGGATTGCCATAAGAAGGAAGTGATTTTCAAAAAACTAGGCTTTGTTGATGTGATTTTTAGAGGTGGGAGGAAAGCCATTCCTATGagtttaatctcagttttgaaagctgagaaattgcTAAGGAAAGGTTGCACAATGTTTCTTGCACACGTTGTAGAAGTATAAGAGAAAAGTTGAAGCCAGAAGACGTGCCTATAGTGAAAacgtttcttgatgtatttccagacGATTTGTCAGGTTTGTCACCTGATAGAGAGGTCGAGTTCACTATTAAATTGTTACCAGAAATAACACTTATTTCATAGGCATCTTACAGAATGGCTCTGAGCGAGCTTAAAGAACTGAAGGTGTAGatacaagaactagttgacaagggatacatcagaCCTAGTATATTACCTTGGGGAGCATCAGTGctatttgttaaaaagaaagatggtaccctcagattatgtattgactataggaAGTTAAACAAGTTTAtgatacgtaacaagtatcctttacaaTGCATttatgacttatttgatcagcTAAGGGGAGCATcattgttctctaagattgatttaaggtcaggataccactAGTTGAAGGTTAAAGAATTAGATATTCCTAAGACAACATTCATGATGAGGTATGGGCACTATGATTTTCAAGTTATGCCATTCGGTCTAACGAATGCGCCTATAGTTTTCATGGACCTCATGAGCAAGATCTTCCAtcagtatttagatcagtttttAATCGTGTTCATTGGTGATATACTAGTTTACTTAGTTGAAAGGGAAGcccatgaggaacatctgaggattgtttTATAGACTCTACATGATAAACAGCTGTACGTTAAggtcagcaaatgtgagttttgATTGGAACAAGTAGTGTTCTTGGGTCATGTAGTTTTGACAAACGAATTTAGTGTTGATATACAAAAAGTGGAAGCGGTTGTtaattgggaaagaccaaccAGTGCGatagaagtacgtagtttcttGGGTTTGGTAGGATACTATAGACGTTTTATTGAAGATTTCTCATGATTAGCATTACCCTTGAtagctttgacaaggaagaatgctaagtttgagtggtcagataaatgcaAACAGAGTTTTTAGGAATTGAAGAAGAGATTATTGCGACAACATCTAGTCTGGCACTCCCTATAATAGGGAAGGGCTATGTGATTTATTGCGACGCTTCGAGGCAAGGATTAATTTGTGTACTTATGCAAAACAGGAAGGTAATACCTTATGCTTCAACTTATGCATAAGTACGCAACTTAATCCTTACCTCGAAGGTAGATAGGCACAACTTCTTCAATATACTAAATACCCTAGGAAAAAATATGCTATGCTACCCTTCTAGATTTTATGGATTCATCGGAACACCCACTCTGCGTTAGGATGAAGTCTattaattatctatttttgcTGAAAGGtaactccaatccttttatcAGTCAAAAGCTAGAATAACATTATTGAAATAGAGAGACTGAGTGAGTGGAGGAATATGTTAACTCTATTTTAGGTCCTTCTTTGGGGGGAAGCGATTTTACTCTATCTATGAGTGGCTGTGCCATTAGTGGGATCAACCGAGTCTATGATCTTTGTCTTCCGAGTCAAGCAAATATCCCAGAGGAGGGTCTCTCATCCTGATAACCGTGTAGTGGGAAATCAGTCTAGTTTCTCATGGAACTGAGCAGATATCTCTAACACCTCATCCGTCTGCTGAGTAGAAACCGTGTAGTGGACTGCGTTCAGGTGA
This window encodes:
- the LOC103502884 gene encoding uncharacterized protein LOC103502884 produces the protein MSCCGRNHRGQCLVSAGVCYQCGQSGHFKRDCLQLRVVVQRDQGVGSQAVKQSRFLATLTEGTNGARQKEVVGRPRQRGKVYAMTQQEVEDTSDVITGTIFICNVPARVLLDPGAMHSFVSSIFLTKLNRMIEPLFEGLSIYTLVGDILLVNEVLRNCEVLVEGLSMLADLLPLELQMLDVILGMDFLCTHYVGLP